The Microlunatus antarcticus genome window below encodes:
- a CDS encoding helix-turn-helix transcriptional regulator has translation MDNRAEVSEFLTSRRAGITPEQVGLAQYGQRRVPGLRRSEVAALSGVSVEYYAKLERGLLGGVSAGVLDALARALRLDDAERRHLFHLAQAADGTTAAMRPRRAGRARSIRPATQWALDSITAAPAIVGNERSDLLGANHLGRTLYADLYATPARPPNFARFTFFDAAARRFFPDWEAAAATTVANLRTAAGRDPHDRELQDLVGELSTRSDDFRRRWGAHDVRTHGAGVKHYRHHVVGDLELSYLSSDLRAEPGLSLTIYAAEPGSPTAEALALLASWAATREDSAVS, from the coding sequence ATGGACAACCGGGCCGAGGTCTCCGAGTTCCTGACCTCGCGCCGGGCCGGCATCACCCCCGAGCAGGTCGGTCTGGCCCAGTACGGGCAGCGCCGCGTTCCCGGGTTGCGTCGGAGCGAGGTGGCCGCGCTCTCGGGCGTGAGCGTCGAGTACTACGCCAAGCTCGAGCGCGGGCTGCTCGGAGGCGTCTCGGCCGGTGTCCTCGACGCCCTCGCTCGCGCCCTGCGGCTCGACGACGCCGAGCGTCGTCACCTGTTCCACCTCGCCCAGGCGGCGGACGGCACGACCGCCGCCATGCGTCCTCGCCGGGCCGGCCGGGCTCGCTCGATCCGGCCCGCCACGCAGTGGGCCCTGGACAGCATCACGGCGGCCCCGGCGATCGTCGGCAACGAGCGGTCGGACCTGCTGGGCGCCAACCACCTCGGCCGCACGCTCTACGCCGACCTCTACGCGACCCCGGCCCGTCCGCCCAACTTCGCCCGCTTCACGTTCTTCGACGCCGCGGCGCGACGGTTCTTCCCCGACTGGGAGGCCGCGGCCGCCACGACCGTCGCCAACCTGCGTACGGCGGCCGGCCGAGACCCCCACGATCGTGAGCTCCAGGACCTCGTCGGAGAGCTCTCGACGCGCAGCGACGACTTCCGGCGTCGCTGGGGGGCCCACGACGTCCGGACCCACGGGGCCGGCGTGAAGCACTACCGCCACCACGTCGTGGGCGACCTCGAGCTGAGCTACCTCAGCTCCGACCTGCGGGCCGAGCCGGGACTCAGCCTGACCATCTACGCCGCCGAGCCGGGATCGCCCACGGCCGAGGCGCTGGCGCTGCTCGCCTCCTGGGCCGCGACGCGGGAGGACAGCGCGGTGTCCTAG
- a CDS encoding GAF domain-containing protein — translation MATTPLIDAPTRTTYAHGRARPSARDELDAHLRLQHRVDLLPSLVDGCHHASVTTVTGGRLTVRVSTDRTARRADELQDALGEGPCLQSVRTGHSVVAADLRTETRWTRWCAEAVSDLGLTGALSVLLVSNLRPLATLNLYSDTVGGLAELDLAHLHTLTAPLSSVLLRRLAR, via the coding sequence GTGGCCACGACCCCCCTGATCGACGCGCCGACGCGCACCACCTACGCCCACGGCCGTGCGCGGCCCTCGGCCCGCGACGAGCTCGACGCCCACCTCCGCCTCCAGCACCGGGTCGACCTGCTCCCGTCGCTCGTCGACGGCTGCCACCACGCCAGCGTCACGACCGTGACCGGCGGGCGGCTCACGGTCCGGGTCTCCACCGACCGCACCGCCCGGCGTGCCGACGAGTTGCAGGACGCGCTCGGCGAGGGCCCGTGCCTCCAGTCCGTCCGGACCGGGCACAGCGTCGTCGCCGCGGACCTGCGGACCGAGACACGGTGGACCCGCTGGTGCGCCGAGGCCGTCTCCGACCTCGGGCTGACGGGTGCGCTCTCGGTGCTGCTGGTCTCGAACCTGCGGCCGCTCGCCACCCTCAACCTCTACTCCGACACCGTCGGCGGGCTCGCCGAGCTCGACCTCGCCCACCTTCACACGCTGACGGCTCCCCTGTCGTCCGTCCTGCTGCGTCGGCTCGCCCGCTAG
- a CDS encoding isocitrate lyase/PEP mutase family protein translates to MSDLATRAQTLLDLHTAQDILVLANVWDVVSARTVAATPGVKALATASHSIAATFGYDDGENIPLELHLDMVRRIVAAVDVPVTMDLEAGYGDAGATARRAIEVGVVGGNLEDQMKPFDEAVAAVEAVIAAGRDAGIDFVLNARTDAVARAGDAPRGQVIDEAIRRGQAFLAAGAPVVFVPGLVDREEIRTVAEAFGPRRLTVISVPGVSLPARELQELGVARVSTGPFTQRVALTALQDAAAEIVAGGVLPAGTRALN, encoded by the coding sequence ATGAGTGATCTCGCCACGCGCGCCCAGACCCTGCTCGACCTCCACACCGCCCAGGACATCCTCGTCCTGGCCAACGTCTGGGACGTCGTCTCGGCCCGGACCGTCGCCGCGACGCCGGGGGTCAAGGCCCTCGCCACCGCGAGCCACTCGATCGCCGCGACGTTCGGCTACGACGACGGCGAGAACATCCCGCTCGAGCTGCACCTCGACATGGTCCGACGCATCGTCGCCGCCGTGGACGTCCCCGTCACGATGGACCTCGAGGCCGGGTACGGCGACGCAGGCGCCACCGCACGGCGCGCCATCGAGGTCGGTGTCGTCGGGGGCAACCTCGAGGACCAGATGAAGCCGTTCGACGAGGCCGTGGCCGCGGTCGAGGCCGTGATCGCTGCCGGTCGCGACGCCGGCATCGACTTCGTGCTCAACGCCAGGACAGACGCCGTGGCCAGGGCCGGCGACGCCCCGCGCGGCCAGGTGATCGACGAGGCGATCCGCCGCGGCCAGGCGTTCCTCGCCGCCGGCGCCCCGGTCGTCTTCGTCCCGGGCCTGGTCGACCGCGAGGAGATCCGTACGGTCGCCGAGGCGTTCGGTCCTCGCCGGCTGACCGTGATCAGCGTCCCCGGTGTCTCGCTGCCCGCCCGCGAGCTGCAGGAGCTGGGCGTCGCGCGCGTGTCGACGGGCCCCTTCACCCAGCGTGTGGCCCTGACCGCGCTCCAGGACGCGGCCGCCGAGATCGTCGCCGGCGGCGTCCTGCCCGCCGGGACCCGCGCGCTGAACTGA
- a CDS encoding cyclophilin-like fold protein, which produces MDHSTVRTRTRTRLSRAAAVLPTSVLVVLAAPALGCLQRPAPAPSTAPSGAAVTVALLDTPAGRAFAEQAPVPLRWRDLLGQAKAVHLSTPLPVADDERVLDPAVGGVYYWPPSGDVAVFYEDLGQTVPPPGLVPLGTVTEGLDAVAGAGRSTTVTVHAVRAGGAATGMPTPRAGLGRA; this is translated from the coding sequence ATGGACCACTCGACGGTGCGGACCCGCACCCGTACCCGCCTCTCGCGAGCAGCCGCGGTGCTGCCCACCTCCGTGCTCGTCGTGCTCGCGGCGCCGGCCCTCGGCTGCCTCCAGCGGCCCGCGCCCGCCCCGTCGACCGCACCGTCCGGGGCCGCCGTCACTGTGGCGCTGCTCGACACGCCGGCGGGCCGGGCGTTCGCCGAGCAGGCCCCGGTCCCGCTGCGGTGGCGCGACCTGCTCGGTCAGGCGAAGGCGGTCCACCTCTCCACGCCGCTGCCGGTCGCGGACGACGAGCGCGTCCTCGACCCCGCGGTGGGCGGCGTCTACTACTGGCCCCCGAGCGGGGACGTCGCCGTCTTCTACGAGGACCTCGGGCAGACCGTCCCCCCGCCCGGCCTCGTGCCGCTGGGCACCGTGACCGAGGGGCTCGACGCGGTCGCCGGGGCGGGCCGCAGCACGACGGTCACCGTCCACGCCGTCCGAGCCGGAGGGGCGGCGACGGGAATGCCCACGCCCCGGGCCGGGTTGGGGCGGGCATGA